The following proteins come from a genomic window of Musa acuminata AAA Group cultivar baxijiao chromosome BXJ1-7, Cavendish_Baxijiao_AAA, whole genome shotgun sequence:
- the LOC135678474 gene encoding cyclin-D5-1-like, whose product MACLSVAAKMEEYRAPLLSELQIQGYAFDSNVVQRMELLLLDTLQWRMDCVTPFEYLSYFRCKFRCDADDPEESLRKVTALIFAAVDAINLASYCSFTVAAAAILAASSSMYTKESMETKMSAIPLFGSSSEKEHVFSCYNIMTQDPPKNMRSPKRLASPGASESCSSITGVIDGASFGLPRNKRRSSIIDCLSACFASLWPIEM is encoded by the exons ATGGCTTGTTTGTCGGTGGCGGCGAAGATGGAGGAGTACAGAGCGCCACTGCTTTCGGAGCTTCAGATCCAGGGGTACGCATTCGACAGCAATGTTGTGCAGAGGATGGAGCTCCTCCTCCTCGATACTCTGCAATGGAGGATGGATTGCGTCACGCCATTCGAGTACCTGAGTTATTTCAGATGCAAGTTCCGGTGCGATGCTGATGATCCAGAGGAGTCACTGCGCAAGGTCACTGCACTCATCTTTGCAGCTGTCGATG CGATCAATTTAGCCAGCTACTGCTCCTTCACCGTAGCAGCAGCTGCCATTTTAGCTGCATCCAGCAGCATGTATACAAAAGAGTCAATGGAGACAAAGATGAGTGCCATACCACTGTTTGGATCCTCTTCAGAAAAG GAACATGTGTTTTCCTGCTACAATATTATGACCCAGGATCCACCCAAGAACATGAGATCACCCAAGAGATTGGCTTCTCCGGGAGCATCAGAGAGTTGTTCCAGCATCACTGGTGTCATCGACGGTGCCTCCTTCGGCTTGCCAAGAAATAAGAGGAGAAG TTCGATCATCGATTGTCTGAGTGCTTGTTTTGCTTCGTTATGGCCAATTGAGATGTGA